Part of the Acidobacteriota bacterium genome, CGGCAACCTGGCCTTCAACTCCGGCGGCGCCCATTGTCTGAAGTACGGCATGACCAGCAACCACGTGCTCGGTCTCGAGGTGGTGCTGCCGGACGGCGAGGTGATCGAGATCGGCGGCGACAGCCTGGAGGGCGTCGGCCCCGACCTGGTCGGCCTGTTCGTCGGCTCCGAGGGTCTTTTCGGGATCGCCACGAAGATCACGCTCCGCCTGCTGCCGAAGCCCGAGACGTACTTCACCCTGCTGGCGGCCTACGATTCGCTGGCGGCGGCGGGTGAGGCGGTGGCGGCGGTCGTCGCTTCGGGCCTGCTGCCCGGAGCGATGGAGATCATGGACAACCTGGCGATCGAGGCCGCCGAGGCGGCGGTCGGTGCCGGCTATCCGCTGGACGCCGAGGGGCTCCTGATCGTCGAGCTGGAAGGGGAGAAGCAGCAGGTGGCGGCCGAGAGCGAGTTGCTGCTCGATGTCGTGCGGAAGTCGAAGCCCTACCTGGAGCACATCGCCAGCGACCCGGACGACCGGATGCGCATCTGGAAGGGCCGCAAGAGCGCCTTCTCGGCGGTTGGGCGGCTGAGTCCGGACTACATCGTGCAGGACGGCGTCGTGCCCCGGTCCCGCCTGGGCGAAGCGCTGACGAAGATCCAGCACCTGGGTGAGGAGCACGGCATCCGGGTGGCCAACGTCTTCCACGCCGGTGACGGCAACCTGCATCCGCTCATCCTCTTCGACGGCCGGGTCGAAGGCGAGCTGGAGAGGGCCGAAGAGCTGGCCGGCGAGATCCTCCGGCTCTGCATCGACCTCGGCGGTTCGATCACCGGCGAGCACGGCGTGGGGATGGAGAAGCGGCAGTACCTGGGCGAGATGTTCGATGAGGCCGACCTGGACGCGATGCGCCGGATTCGCCTGGCGATCGATCCCGGTGAACTTGCGAACCGGGGCAAGATGTTCCCGGACGCCGAGGCGCCGGCGCTGCTGAGCCACGGTCCGCATCCGCTAGAGGTAGCTGGCGTCATCTCGCGCGAATGAGGCGCGGCGGCGCGGTCAACAACGGAAAGCCAGGAGACTCGTGAGCGGCGTTGTTCATCGGCCGGCTTCGGCGGCCGAGGTTGCCGAAGCCGTACGCGGTGCGCAGCTGGTGGTGCCGCGTGGCGGCGGCACGAAGGCGGTGTTGTGGTCGGTGGACGGCGCCGACGTGCTCGACCTGTCGGTGCTCGACGGCATCACCGAGTACCTGCCGAGCGAGTACACAGTGACCGCTCTGGCCGGCACGCCGCTGGCCGACGTCGAGGCGCGGCTGGCCGC contains:
- a CDS encoding FAD-binding protein, which translates into the protein MASADATSFLGALTQRLGSDRVLTGAAPMAAYESDALTAFRARPRAVVLVDSAEEVVDVVRLCAAANVPFLARGSGTSLSGGSLPVHDGVVIAMNRLNRILEVDPVRRTAVVEPGVVNLAVSDAAEPYGLYYSPDPSSQSVCTIGGNLAFNSGGAHCLKYGMTSNHVLGLEVVLPDGEVIEIGGDSLEGVGPDLVGLFVGSEGLFGIATKITLRLLPKPETYFTLLAAYDSLAAAGEAVAAVVASGLLPGAMEIMDNLAIEAAEAAVGAGYPLDAEGLLIVELEGEKQQVAAESELLLDVVRKSKPYLEHIASDPDDRMRIWKGRKSAFSAVGRLSPDYIVQDGVVPRSRLGEALTKIQHLGEEHGIRVANVFHAGDGNLHPLILFDGRVEGELERAEELAGEILRLCIDLGGSITGEHGVGMEKRQYLGEMFDEADLDAMRRIRLAIDPGELANRGKMFPDAEAPALLSHGPHPLEVAGVISRE